Within Sorangiineae bacterium MSr11367, the genomic segment CCAGCCCCAGATCGGCTGGCGCAAGCTCGCCTGCAAGTCCGCGCGCACATGGAGAAACGCAGGCGCACCGGGGCCGGCGTTGAGATGCTTGTATGTACACCCAACGGCCAGATCGACACCGGCACCGGCGAGATCGACGGGCACGGCCCCCGCCGAATGGCAGAGATCCCAGAGAACGAGCGCCCCCGCCTCGTGCGCCGCGGCGGTGATGCCCTTCATGTCGGCGATGGCACCGGAGCGGTAGGCGACGTGCGAAAGCGACAGCAATGCCACGTCCGGCCCCAAAGCCTCTTTGACCCGCTCGAGTGTCACACCCTCGTCGATGTCGGTGCGAATCGACCGCACGTCGAGCCCGTGGTCCTGCGCGAGGCCTTCGAGGATGTATCGATCGGTGGGAAAATTGTCGTCGTCCGTGACGATCACCCGACGCTCGGGCCGCGCGTCCAAAGCGGCCGCGGCGAGCTTGTACAAATTGACACTGGTCGAGTCGGAGACGACGACCTCCCCGGGCGCTGCCCCCACGATGCCGGCCAGCAGATCCCCCGCCTCGCGTGCGAGCTCGATCCAATGATCCCACGCGGCCACGAGCTCGCCGGCCCATTCGTCCTCCATGGCGCGCCGGATGCGCGCGATGGCCGCCCGGGGCGGGCGCCCCAGCGAATTGCCATCGAGGTAGATGCAGGTGCTGCGACCGAAGTCGAACCGCTCGCGAAAGCGCGCGAGCGGATCGGCCTCGTCCCGGGCGAGGGCATCGTCGCGGCGGGCGCTCATCGTTCCCCCGCGGTGCGAACGAATTCGACGAGTGCGCGCGAAGCAAAGGCATCGCGTCGTCGCACGAAGACGGTGTGCGCGACGGCGTAGCGCTTTGGGATGGTGTGTGCCTTCACGCGATGACTCCCGGAGGTCTCGACGACGGATCTCGGCATCAGGGTGATGCCCAGATCGGCCGCGACGCAGCCGAGGATCCCATCG encodes:
- the kynU gene encoding kynureninase: MSARRDDALARDEADPLARFRERFDFGRSTCIYLDGNSLGRPPRAAIARIRRAMEDEWAGELVAAWDHWIELAREAGDLLAGIVGAAPGEVVVSDSTSVNLYKLAAAALDARPERRVIVTDDDNFPTDRYILEGLAQDHGLDVRSIRTDIDEGVTLERVKEALGPDVALLSLSHVAYRSGAIADMKGITAAAHEAGALVLWDLCHSAGAVPVDLAGAGVDLAVGCTYKHLNAGPGAPAFLHVRADLQASLRQPIWGWFGQRDQFDMGPAYQPADAVERFLAGTPPVLSLYGVLEGARLTAEAGMPAIYDKARALTSYAVLLFDAWLAPLGFRLASPRDEHARGAHVTLEHPEAWRLCRAWKDAGTIPDFRTPDRLRIGVAPLYTRYVDLHDGLSRLRDLAASKAYEAYPKTRSRVT